The region GACGCCGACGGCGCAtccccgccgccacccgcgccggcCACGCCCCCGCCGGCCTCCTCCACGGCGCCCGCCACGCCGGCCTCCAAGAAGCACTGGACGTCCTCCCCCTTCTTCCCCTTCTCCACGCCCAGCCCCAGCCCGGCGCACCACCTCTTCTCCTCCTCCGCGGCCTCCCCGaggacctcctccaagtcccccgcCCCGGCGGGCTCCAAGTCCCCGGCGCCCACCACCCCGGCCAGGCGCCTCCTGCGCCTGCCCTTCCCGCCGCCCTCGCCCGCCAAGCACATCCGCCAGGCGCTCGCGCGGAGGCACGGCCCGTCGCGCCCGGCGATCCCCGAGGAGGGCGGCGACAGCGACGGCGGGAGGGGCCTCGACAAGGGCTTCGGCTTCAACAAGGGCTTCGCCGCCAAGTACGACCTCGGGGACGAGGTCGGGAGGGGCCACTTCGGCTACACCTGCGCCGCCAGGATCAGGAAGGGCGCGCGCAAGGGGGACGCCGTCGCCGTCAAGGTCATCCCCAAGGCCAAGGTGATGACCTACCTGCAACTTCTGCAAACGCTTTTTTTCTGAAAGTTGATGCCGCGCTAGTTTAGATTTGTGAATTTCTGTTGGATAATGCGCTACTCTCATGACTTTTGTGCTTTTGAATGATGCCGTATAAATGTCCTTCATATTTTGTTGAACAGAGAAAGGTAAAGCATGTTCTCCTGAAAGCAACTACTCACTAATCTAATCAAAGTTTTTGAGAACTGGATGCATGCCTGTTCATTTCCTAAGAAGCGTGGCCCCTTCTTGTCTACAGGAGTATAGTGAGTAGATGTGCCTTGTTACAGGTGTTCCCTGACATCATGGGCAGGGTTCATGTACTAACATGCTATTGATCCACATCGTGCATTGTAAAAAGAATATCTAATTTTATCACATGCATCGTACCTGTATATAAGAATAATATGGATTACGAGATCTTCTACGTTCAGCATTGTTGCATGGCACGTACTAGGTAACATATTAAATTATGTGCTGTAAAATATTAAATATGCCCACTTGAATGATGAGATCTGAGCAGGTCCTGTCATTTTTTGTTATGGAGTTTACACTTGATATTCCGTAACTACTTTGCCTATTGCTCTTTTATCGCTGTGCCATCTGGTTTAAGCTCTCCATGGTTGCAATCTCCGTTATTTGGGTCACCACGTTTCAGTGCTTTACTTGAGGATTAATACCATCATTTTGTCATAGCTAGGCATGAACTTAGTTCCTTAGTCCTTGTATGTACATTTTTTTAGTATCATCTGAAGTTGCTCTAATCTCTTGTCAGATGACAACATCCATTGCTATAGAGGATGTCCGGAGGGAGGTGAAAATTTTGAAGGCTTTAGCAGGGCACAAGAACTTGGTTCAGTTTTATGATGCATATGAGGACAACGAAAATGTCTACATAGTCATGGAGTAAGTTCCAGTACCTTGATAGTCACAATGTGTTTTGACCTCAATTTTACATGCTATGAGGATGCTCTCCTTAAGATGTCAAGTAGAGTAGAGTAGCTTTTTGCCCTCGTTATCAATACTctcaactacaagcatagaaaacaAACTCACTGAATAATCAGTTCCAGTTTATTAACCCAACTTGAATAGTTTTCCACAGTCCCTTTTTATTAAGATTCTTTGATCTACTAATTGTTGGTGCAGCAATAATTACCTTTCAGAAGCATATAAATGTGTTATCTTGTGTGCTTAAAAACGTCTTTAACAACCATATGTTATTTCATCCATATGTCTGGACGGTTAGTTACCTTTTCAGTTCTTAGGTTAGTTCTTGTTCGTACGTTAGTTACTGGCAGTTTAAATAATCTGGTAGCAGTTATCACTTGATAATGCATGATGAAAATGAACATACATTAATGTCATTTGGGGCAGCCACACTGTTTCAAATATGCTTGCAGTGCAACTGGATACTCTTTTATTTTTCCGTCCAATTGCCCAAACTTGACAACAAATATTTCGCCAATAAAAAGGATTTCCAGATATGGCCAAATCCAGATGATGTCATTACTACAGGTCGTTGAATGTTGTCTTATATTAGACATCTTTTTTTTGGCATCTATGTTTAGCTTCTATACCTTCTGCTGATGGTGATCCCTGTACGCTATATTCTGGATTTCAAATGCCATGCACTCTGTGTTTAGTTTTTTTTAATATTTAACTAAAAATCCCGTTGTTTAGGTTGTGTGAGGGCGGGGAGCTTCTGGATAGAATACTTTCCAGGTAAGCTACAAGTAAACTTACATTATGGTATACAACATTATGGTTTATTACGAAATACTTTAATATAGCTTATGTTTTGCATTCATTTTAAGTAGAGGTGGGAAGTACTCCGAGGATGATGCAAAGTCTGTCCTGGTCCAAATATTGAATGTTGTCGCTTTTTGCCACATCCAAGGAGTGGTTCACAGGGATCTCAAACCAGAGGTGAAGTGCCTTTTCAGTTTTACCTGCATCTCATCAGTTGTCATCATTACCATGTTTGAGATATTAGAAAGTGATGATTTAAACAGCGCTGGTAAACAAGCCATGTCTTTTAAGGCAAATGGTGATGGTTACCTGTTTCTACTTCCAATGTTCGAACCTCCTTTCCGAAAAAAAATTACACTATTTCAAGAGACGTATAATTTGTTCATGGCATTCCTTAGATGGTTTATTTATTGTATTGCCTTTGTCTTCTCCTGTGAATAAGATATAATTTTACTGTTATTGTATTTGACATTGCAATGGATTTCTAAAATGTTTGTGTTTTTTCTCTTCAGAATTTTCTTTTTACTTCGAAAGATGAGAACTCTCAACTTAAGACAATTGACTTTGGATTATCAGACTTTGTAAAACCAGGTTAGTTTCTTGCTCATCAATCTACATATCTGTtgatttgtactccctctgtaaagataaTACTACCCACTAGCACTTTTTTAATGCAATGTTCTAATACCTTATGCAGATGAGAGACTAAATGATATAGTTGGAAGTGCTTATTATGTTGCTCCGGAAGTTCTACATAGATGCTATAGCACAGAAGCGGACGTATGGAGTATAGGTGTCATTGCATATATCCTCCTTTGTGGCAGCCGCCCTTTTTGGGCACGCACTGAATCTGGCATATTCCGTTCTGTTCTCAAAGCTGACCCCAGTTATAATGAGGCACCTTGGCCTTCTCTAACTCCAGAAGCAATGGACTTTGTTAAGCGCTTGCTGTGCAAGGATCCACGTAGAAGGATGACTGCAGCACAAGCTTTAGGTGAGTTTCAATCTGTCTGTATGGATCGAATTTAAAACTTACATTGCTAACTCCACCTTATATTATGTTTTTCAGGTCATCCATGGATTAGAAATTACAATGACATCAAGATGCCATTGGACGTCCTTATATTCCGTCTTATCAAAGCTTATATTCGTTCTTCATCATTACGTAAAGCTGCTCTGAAGGTCTGCATTGATAAAACCTGTTCTGATTTTTCTCCTGTTATTCCACAAAGATATATGTGTTGCTTCTTCAAATTTGGACTTGCTTCTATACAGCATTTTTCTACCCAGGGCTTTGAATGGTTGTGCAGTAACCTACTCCCTCCgtcattgtgggacggagggagtagtatttatcatTACATGCATACAATTTCCGTAAATGTTTTTTCGGGAGCCTACTTTTTGTACCATACCTTCATAAGTTCTAGAACGAAATGCTTGGACAGTTATGTTTTCTTGCAATCCTCTCCTGTTAAAATAACTTAAAAAGGGGATACCACTTTATTTGAAATTCAAATTTGTGTTCTCAAGCTTTTCTTTTGACACCCATGCCTGATCTCTTTTACTTTTCTCTGCAAGCTGCAGCCATTGACGTATTTTTCTTGATCCACTACAGGCTTTATCGAAGACTTTGACTGTTGATGAGCTTTTCTATCTCAAAGGGCAGTTTTCCTTATTAGAACCTGACAGAAATGGATGCATAACTCTAGATAATATCAGAATGGTTGGTTCATCATAGAGCTCTGATATGTTCTTTCCCATACATTTTGAAGCTACGCTGCTGACTCTTCCTGTTTCATCCTCTTCAGGCCTTAACAAGAGAAGCCACGGATGCGATGAAAGAAACACGAGTTCAGGAGATTCTTGTCTCGGTACCTTACTTATGTTGTTGATCTTAAGACATCATTTTCCTCCAGCACAAATTGTACTCACTGTATACCTGAATTGTCTTTTCAGTTGAGTGCTCTTCAGTACAGAAGAATGGACTTCCATGAGTTCTGTGCAGCTGCAGTAAGTGTTCACCAGCTTGAAGCATTAGACAGATGGGAGCAACATGCGAGATCAGCTTATGAAATTTTCGAGAAGGATGGCAATCGAGCCATTGTAATTGACGAACTAGCTTCAGTATGTCATGTCTTCCTCTCCACCCACGTTCATTTCCTAACTGATAAAAATTGGAGTCTCTTCACACATTTCCTGTGGTGTTTCAGGAACTGGGTCTCAGCCCCTCGGTGCCGCTGCACGTTGTTCTGCAGGACTGGATCCGGCACACCGATGGGAAGCTCAGCTTCCTCGGGTTTGTCAAGTTGCTGCATGGCATGTCCAGCAGGTCCCTGTCAAAGATGAGATAGCTGTTGATAATCTCTAACGACAGTACAAATTCATGCTGCCCCAGCCCCAGCCCAACTTAGCAAGCAAGGCCAAGACTGCACACTGAGGTCGACACGACACGAGCGCTGCCTGCGCTAGAACCCGCCTGGTTTTGCCACTAATTTGAGTATAGAGTTCTGTTTGCGGTCGCCCGTGTACTTATCATCACCGTCCTCTTCAAAGTTCATCAGCATCGTCTTTGAGTAGGTTAGGAAAAGGAAATTTCACCCGTGTCTCGGCAACATGTGATGCCTCTAACAGTCTCTTAGAATAGCCCGCCCAGCCATGTCCTGTCGCTGTGGGCAGCGTTGTAAAATGCCCCCGTTCATGTAACTGGAGCAGAGTCACCGTTTTGTCGTCAGTGTGCCGTTATATTGATTGAGTTGAAGATGCTTGAATTTTGTGCTGCTCATCCGGTTTTTGTTTCAACTTTCTTACTTGTTGGAAACGATTGTTTTGGCAATGCttcacgatgtattgatcggtgcaaagtgcacgtatatatggagtacaaagtgggccacaacctcaactatacaaagactaggaggtgggccataCTATACAATATACNNNNNNNNNNNNNNNNNNNNNNNNNNNNNNNNNNNNNNNNNNNNNNNNNNNNNNNNNNNNNNNNNNNNNNNNNNNNNNNNNNNNNNNNNNNNNNNNNNNNNNNNNNNNNNNNNNNNNNNNNNNNNNNNNNNNNNNNNNNNNNNNNNNNNNNNNNNNNNNNNNNNNNNNNNNNNNNNNNNNNNNNNNNNNNNNNNNNNNNNNNNNNNNNNNNNNNNNNNNNNNNNNNNNNNNNNNNNNNNNNNNNNNNNNNNNNNNNNNNNNNNNNNNNNNNNNNNNNNNNNNNNNNNNNNNNNNNNNNNNNNNNNNNNNNNNNNNNNNNNNNNNNNNNNNNNNNNNNNNNNNNNNNNNNNNNNccgcagtcgaagcgtcgccggagacgcaaagactggacctgaaCTCCTTGAAAACAGAAATAGGCAGTTCTTTCGTCATGACGTCGGCGAACTGCTGCGCCGTCGGGACGTGGAGGACCCGGATGCGCCCAAGGGCCACCTGCTCACGAACGAAGTGtatatcgagctcaatatgcttcgttcgaCGATGATGGACCGGGTTGGCGAAGAGGTAAACggcggagacgttgtcgcagtagacgagcgtagccttgtgaacatcacaaagcaactcctggtgCAGCTGACGGAGCCAAAATCATTCAACAACGACGTTAGCCACTGCTCGatactcagcctcggcactcgagcgggagacggtgggctgtcgcttggaagaccaagagatcagggacggcccaaggtagacacagtaccccgaggtggagcgccgtgtgtccgggcagccagcccagtccgcatcagagtaggcgacgaggtcggtggaggcggaggccgtcaaCGTAAGTCCCAAGGACTGGGTGGCGCGTATGTATCGAAGGatacgcttcaccagagtccagtgagagtcgcgcggagcatgcatgtgaagacagACCTACTGAACGGCATATTGCAAGTCGGGGCGCGTCAGGGTCAGGTACTGCAGGGCGCCCACAATGGAGCGGTAGAAGACCGCATCAGATGCAGGTGAACCCTTCAAAGCGGAGACCTTGGCCTTGGTGTCGACTGGCGTGGgagcgggcttgcagttaagcatgccagctcggtcgagaagctcatgggcatagcgctgctgatgcaggaagaacccatctggccgtcgaaccacctcaatgccaaggaaataatgcaGAGGACCCAAGTCCTTCAGGGCaaactcatcacgaagacgagcagtAAGCCGCTGGAGGAGCAGGACAGTGGATGCCGTCAGAATGATGTCGTCAACGTACagcagcaagtaggccgtgtcaactccgtgatgatacacgaagagggacgcatcggagcgagtcgatgtaaatccgagcgtctgcaggaaggcgacgatgcgctggtaccaggctCGAGGTGCCTGCTTCAACCTGTAGAgcgaacgggagagcaagcacacatgatctggatgtgtggcgtcgacgaagccggtgggctgctcacagaacacctgctcagCCAGGTGGCCGTGCAAGAAGGCATTGGACACGTCCAACTGATGCACAGGCCATGCTCGGGACACGGCTAGCTGGAGCACggcgcggatcgtgcccggtttaacaaccggggcaaatgtgtcggtgaagtccacgccagCGCGCTGCCGAAAACCCCGAACCACCCAGCGAGCTTTATAGCGCTCGAGAGTGCCATCCGGACGAGTCTTGtgccgaaagacccacttgcccgtGATGATGTTGGCACGGGGTGGACGGGGAACGAGTTGCCAGGTACGGTTCCGCTGGAGCGCATCGAACTCTTCCTGTATCGCAGCGAGCCAATGAGGATCCCGAAGGGCGGCTCGCGCGGACGATGGGAGAGGAGACGGCTCAGAGGTGGAAGCAGCGAGAAGATACTCATCGCTGGGGTACCGCGTGCTCGGGCGAAGGGTGCCAGCCcgagtgaaagaacatgcggtgcccccatgtttggttttggtaat is a window of Triticum dicoccoides isolate Atlit2015 ecotype Zavitan chromosome 2B, WEW_v2.0, whole genome shotgun sequence DNA encoding:
- the LOC119362954 gene encoding CDPK-related kinase 5-like; protein product: MGGCHAKPRTRDADGASPPPPAPATPPPASSTAPATPASKKHWTSSPFFPFSTPSPSPAHHLFSSSAASPRTSSKSPAPAGSKSPAPTTPARRLLRLPFPPPSPAKHIRQALARRHGPSRPAIPEEGGDSDGGRGLDKGFGFNKGFAAKYDLGDEVGRGHFGYTCAARIRKGARKGDAVAVKVIPKAKMTTSIAIEDVRREVKILKALAGHKNLVQFYDAYEDNENVYIVMELCEGGELLDRILSRGGKYSEDDAKSVLVQILNVVAFCHIQGVVHRDLKPENFLFTSKDENSQLKTIDFGLSDFVKPDERLNDIVGSAYYVAPEVLHRCYSTEADVWSIGVIAYILLCGSRPFWARTESGIFRSVLKADPSYNEAPWPSLTPEAMDFVKRLLCKDPRRRMTAAQALGHPWIRNYNDIKMPLDVLIFRLIKAYIRSSSLRKAALKALSKTLTVDELFYLKGQFSLLEPDRNGCITLDNIRMALTREATDAMKETRVQEILVSLSALQYRRMDFHEFCAAAVSVHQLEALDRWEQHARSAYEIFEKDGNRAIVIDELASELGLSPSVPLHVVLQDWIRHTDGKLSFLGFVKLLHGMSSRSLSKMR